The DNA window CCTTATCAGAATACCACCAGTAGGCTTAACTAGGCGGTTAATTTCCTGAAACAAGTCTAGTGGGTTAGGGATATGGTGTACTAAACTATTGGAGATGATAATATCAAAACTGTTATCGGGATAGGGAAGATTCTTGGCATCAGCCAGTTGGAGAATAATTTGGGAAGACTTACCAGCCGCCCGAATGTTTCTCTCTGCGATTGCCAACATGGAGGCGGCTAAGTCCACTGCCACAATTTGCCACTGAGGACGAAAAGAAGCTAGAATGATTGGGATGCGAGCAGTGCCTGTACCCAAGTCTAACACTTTTTTAAAGCTTTTGTCCCCCAATTTACTGGCTAGCAGGGCAAAATCCGTGTTGACTTCTGTAAAGTCCATGCTGTCATATTCTTCCGCCTCTTGGGGGTCGTCCATCACCTCTGGTTCTAAAATACGTTCTATCATGACAAGTGGTAGCCATTTTCAAGCTTCATTTTGTCTGGAATTATTTTAGCTCCTTTTTTATCAATTCCTCCCTCCCATACCTTTTACACACAAAAATAACATAGAAGGCTCAACAGGCCTATAAACCACACAAAAACACCAGTAAAACGGCTAACCGAATAAGTGAAGACACAATCCCATCTTAGACTTGCTTGTCTCTTTTCTTGTGTCCCTTGGTGGATGAAATATTTATCACCTTAGCAGTTATATGGATGGAATTTGAGACTATCTTCAAGGTGAAAGGGGGGTAATCCTCGGCAGGTTAAACCCCTGGCTGTGGTTGTAAAAGTGGCATTTATAAAAACGGATTTCCCTGGGAAAATTCCTGGGGTATCCCAAGACAAATTATAGAATCGTCTACAGCAACAACAACATGATTACGCCAACCAAGTAAATTACATCCACAAAATCATCACCAGTGAAATTAATGATAAATAACCCCCCAGTAATGACGATGTAAAACGACTGAAGTAAATCACACACAATTATTCCCCAGGATAACAAGACAATGACACAGGGGATGTGATTGAAATATTAAAAGTTGCGTCGGTGGCGGGGTTATTCTAACCCGGGAATATGAATTACAAGGATTCCAAGGAAGCCTAAAAAGTCTCCATTACGCCTGAAAAAACCCTGAAGTAAAACTGGCTATTTGTTCAGCCTTTAGCTTGAAATAACTTGTCTTCACCGCTAAATACAGACAATCAGAAATACTAATCTACCATAGTAGGTAACCTCCCCGGCTAACGGGTTAAAACCTAAATCCAAAAATTAACTAATAAATTCCATAAAACCTCCTTCCCCAATACCACCCCCGGTAGTGTATAAAGTCAGTAGTTTTTCCCCGGAAACCCTC is part of the Geminocystis sp. M7585_C2015_104 genome and encodes:
- a CDS encoding class I SAM-dependent methyltransferase — translated: MIERILEPEVMDDPQEAEEYDSMDFTEVNTDFALLASKLGDKSFKKVLDLGTGTARIPIILASFRPQWQIVAVDLAASMLAIAERNIRAAGKSSQIILQLADAKNLPYPDNSFDIIISNSLVHHIPNPLDLFQEINRLVKPTGGILIRDLVRPNCEAEIDKIVAEANLDYTPRQKQLFRNSLYAALTVDEIKSLAAGVGWHNAEIYQSSPRHWTLLCSLS